Proteins encoded within one genomic window of Tidjanibacter massiliensis:
- the truA gene encoding tRNA pseudouridine(38-40) synthase TruA — MRYFMNLSYKGTNYHGWQIQRNAPSVQAELERALSTVLRLPTPVTGAGRTDTGVHARDYTAHFDAAPVAEAEALRYQLNAMLPDDIAVHRIRRVRDDAHARFDAAEREYTYYMRSEKDPFSRETSWQYRGALDTAAMNEAAAHLLAFDDFTTFAKLNSANKTNICKVTYARWRQEGTELIFTIRANRFLRNMVRAITGTLVGVGRGKMTPDEFRSIIAARDLSRAGSSAPAQGLFLTAVRYPEEIFLDSDTPSHLP, encoded by the coding sequence ATGCGCTACTTCATGAACCTATCCTATAAGGGGACGAATTATCACGGCTGGCAGATACAGCGGAATGCTCCCTCCGTCCAGGCGGAACTCGAACGCGCCCTGTCCACCGTCCTGCGTCTCCCCACGCCGGTGACGGGTGCGGGACGGACGGACACGGGCGTACATGCCCGCGACTATACGGCCCATTTCGACGCCGCTCCCGTCGCGGAGGCGGAAGCGCTCCGCTACCAATTGAATGCGATGCTGCCGGACGACATCGCCGTCCACCGCATCCGCCGCGTCCGGGACGATGCGCATGCCCGTTTCGATGCCGCCGAACGGGAATATACCTATTACATGCGCAGCGAGAAAGACCCCTTCAGCCGCGAAACATCGTGGCAGTATCGCGGCGCTCTGGACACCGCCGCCATGAACGAAGCCGCCGCGCATCTGCTCGCATTCGACGACTTCACGACCTTCGCCAAACTCAACTCCGCCAACAAGACCAACATCTGCAAAGTCACATATGCCCGATGGAGGCAGGAGGGAACGGAACTCATCTTCACCATCCGCGCCAACCGCTTCCTGCGCAATATGGTCAGGGCCATTACGGGCACACTGGTGGGAGTAGGCCGGGGCAAAATGACGCCGGACGAATTCCGCAGCATCATCGCCGCCCGTGACCTTTCGCGGGCGGGCTCCTCCGCCCCGGCACAGGGACTTTTCCTGACCGCCGTCCGTTATCCGGAGGAGATTTTTCTCGACAGCGACACACCATCCCATCTTCCGTAA
- a CDS encoding HIT family protein — protein MATIFTKIINGEIPSYKIAEDDKHYAFLDINPVVEGHTLVVPKKENDYLFNLEDDELADLMVFAKKVARKLETKIECKRIAVTVIGLEVPHAHIHLLPISKESDIDFKHKQHPSQEELKAVADKINA, from the coding sequence ATGGCTACTATTTTTACAAAAATCATTAACGGAGAGATTCCCAGCTATAAGATAGCCGAGGATGATAAACATTACGCATTTCTGGACATCAATCCTGTTGTCGAAGGTCATACGCTGGTAGTGCCTAAAAAAGAGAATGATTACCTTTTTAATTTGGAAGATGACGAGTTGGCAGACCTGATGGTATTTGCCAAGAAAGTCGCTCGTAAGCTGGAAACAAAAATCGAATGCAAAAGGATTGCCGTTACGGTCATCGGACTGGAAGTCCCCCATGCCCACATCCATCTTCTCCCTATCTCTAAGGAGAGCGATATCGATTTTAAACACAAACAGCATCCTTCCCAAGAAGAATTGAAAGCCGTAGCCGATAAAATCAACGCATAA
- a CDS encoding phospho-sugar mutase encodes MGMKADEQVLLRAEKWLAGDFDEATKRQVKHLIDNNQKELTESFYRDLEFGTGGLRGIMGVGTNRMNVYTVGMATQGLANYLAKTFAGEEIKVAVSHDCRNHSREFAERVADIFASNGFRVFLFDSLRPTPELSFAIRELGCKSGVMVTASHNPREYNGYKAYWTDGSQVVAPHDRNIIAEVAAITDIDRIKSGLHPENITILDEAFDRVYLQRIKSLSLSPEAVAANRDMKIVYTPIHGCGYRLVPQALREFGFTDVSTVAEQMVIDGNFPTVESPNPEERTTMRMAIEQGMRERADIVLATDPDADRIGIAVPDEEGNYVLLNGNQTCVLLTYYICRRWSETGRLDGHQFVVKTIVTSEMVAEVARSFGVKVFDCLTGFKYIAGIIRRQEPLGEKYIGGGEESFGYLPEDFVRDKDGVSSCALAAEAAAWAKSIGTTLYQLIKELYVKYGFYKEGLVSIVRKGQEGQEEIHRMMVDWRTAPPKVIAGSSVAVIRDYLTGESRDLTTGKVTPIDMEKSDVLQFITADRSMVSVRPSGTEPKIKYYFSVREPLDAIDRYDAVGSELDAKLERIKKDLRLE; translated from the coding sequence ATGGGTATGAAAGCAGACGAACAAGTGCTGCTGCGGGCCGAAAAATGGCTTGCAGGGGATTTTGACGAAGCGACTAAAAGGCAAGTCAAGCATCTGATTGACAATAATCAAAAGGAGCTTACCGAAAGTTTTTACAGAGATTTGGAATTTGGTACAGGAGGTCTGCGCGGCATCATGGGTGTGGGAACGAACCGGATGAATGTCTACACGGTAGGCATGGCCACGCAGGGGCTTGCCAATTACCTCGCCAAGACATTTGCCGGAGAGGAGATAAAGGTGGCTGTCAGTCACGACTGTCGCAACCACAGCCGCGAGTTCGCCGAACGCGTGGCCGACATCTTCGCATCGAATGGTTTCAGGGTATTCCTGTTCGACTCGCTCCGTCCTACTCCGGAGCTCAGCTTCGCTATCCGGGAGCTCGGCTGCAAAAGCGGCGTGATGGTGACCGCGTCGCACAATCCCCGCGAATACAACGGTTATAAGGCTTACTGGACGGACGGTTCGCAGGTGGTCGCGCCTCACGACCGGAATATTATCGCCGAGGTCGCGGCGATTACCGACATCGACCGGATAAAATCCGGCCTGCATCCGGAGAACATTACCATACTGGACGAGGCTTTCGACCGGGTGTATCTCCAGCGCATCAAATCGCTCTCTCTGTCGCCGGAGGCGGTGGCCGCCAACCGGGATATGAAGATAGTCTATACACCCATTCACGGATGTGGTTACAGGCTGGTGCCTCAAGCACTGCGTGAGTTCGGCTTTACCGACGTGAGTACCGTCGCGGAGCAGATGGTGATTGACGGCAACTTCCCGACGGTGGAATCTCCCAACCCGGAGGAGCGTACGACGATGCGTATGGCCATCGAACAAGGGATGCGGGAGAGGGCCGATATCGTTCTCGCCACCGACCCCGATGCCGACCGCATCGGTATCGCGGTACCGGACGAGGAAGGAAATTACGTATTGCTGAACGGCAATCAGACCTGCGTCCTGCTTACCTATTATATTTGCCGCCGCTGGAGCGAGACGGGAAGACTCGACGGACACCAGTTCGTCGTGAAGACCATTGTGACCTCCGAGATGGTTGCCGAAGTGGCTCGAAGTTTCGGGGTGAAGGTATTCGACTGCCTGACCGGGTTCAAGTATATTGCAGGCATCATCCGTCGGCAGGAGCCGCTCGGAGAGAAGTATATCGGCGGCGGCGAGGAGAGCTTCGGGTACCTGCCTGAGGATTTCGTGCGGGACAAGGACGGCGTCAGCTCGTGTGCGCTGGCTGCGGAGGCTGCGGCCTGGGCCAAGAGTATCGGAACGACGCTTTATCAGTTAATTAAGGAGCTTTATGTAAAATACGGCTTCTATAAAGAAGGGTTGGTGTCGATAGTGCGCAAGGGCCAGGAGGGCCAGGAGGAGATACATCGTATGATGGTCGATTGGCGTACTGCGCCGCCTAAGGTCATCGCCGGTTCTTCCGTCGCAGTCATCAGAGATTATCTGACAGGAGAGAGTCGCGACCTGACGACAGGCAAGGTAACCCCGATTGATATGGAAAAGAGCGACGTCCTGCAATTTATTACGGCCGACCGAAGCATGGTCTCCGTGCGTCCTTCCGGGACGGAACCCAAGATAAAGTATTATTTCAGCGTTCGGGAACCGCTCGATGCCATCGACCGGTATGATGCCGTCGGCAGCGAACTCGATGCGAAGCTCGAAAGGATAAAGAAAGACCTTCGGTTGGAATAG
- a CDS encoding metal ABC transporter ATP-binding protein yields MKLVSLHNVSVSYEGIPALRDVTLDLFSDDFTGIIGPNGGGKTTLVKAILGMVPYSGRIEFADGISIHDGTIGYLPQQNNFDRQFPISVAEVVYSGLQSRKRLVFRISSDERKKADELMAMAGIAPLSGKPIGAISGGEMQRALLCRALISDPKLLILDEPTNFVDNKFEKELYEILASLNDRMAIVMVSHDLGTITSYVKSIVCVNRTVHRHNTNNITPEQLANYNCPIQLITHGDVPHTVLKRH; encoded by the coding sequence ATGAAACTGGTGTCGCTCCATAATGTATCGGTGTCGTACGAAGGCATTCCGGCGCTTCGTGACGTGACGCTCGACCTTTTCTCCGATGACTTCACCGGTATCATCGGGCCCAACGGCGGCGGAAAAACGACTCTGGTAAAGGCTATACTGGGCATGGTACCCTATTCGGGACGCATCGAATTCGCGGACGGAATAAGCATACACGACGGCACTATCGGCTACCTACCCCAACAAAATAATTTCGACAGACAATTTCCCATATCAGTCGCGGAGGTGGTATACAGCGGTTTGCAGTCGCGCAAACGGCTTGTTTTCCGTATTTCCTCCGACGAACGGAAAAAAGCCGACGAACTGATGGCCATGGCAGGCATTGCACCGCTCTCCGGAAAACCCATCGGAGCGATATCCGGCGGCGAAATGCAAAGAGCCCTACTCTGTCGGGCACTGATTTCCGACCCGAAACTGCTCATTCTGGACGAACCGACCAATTTTGTCGATAACAAATTTGAAAAGGAACTGTACGAAATACTGGCCTCTCTCAATGACCGCATGGCTATCGTCATGGTGTCGCATGACCTGGGGACGATAACAAGTTACGTCAAGAGCATCGTTTGCGTCAACCGCACGGTACACCGACACAACACGAATAATATTACCCCCGAACAGTTGGCCAATTACAACTGTCCTATCCAACTGATAACGCACGGCGATGTTCCCCATACCGTACTGAAAAGACACTAA
- the recA gene encoding recombinase RecA — MAEKKEVSADKLKVLNAVLDKIEKDFGKGAVMRMSSDKVEEVAVIPSGSITLDMALGVGGYPKGRVVEIFGPESSGKTTLALHAIAEAQKAGGLAAFIDAEHAFDRSYAQALGVDVDNLLISQPDNGEQALEIADSLIRSSAIDIIVIDSVAALTPKAEIEGDMGESKMGLQARLMSQALRKLTASISKTKTVCIFINQLRDKIGVVYGNPETTTGGNALKFYASVRIDIRKASSIKDGEEQLGARAKVKVVKNKVAPPFRRAEFDIMYGEGISKVGEIVDLGVDFDVIKKSGSWYSYGDRRLAQGRDAVKDLLTADEPLMEEIEGKVREAMKEARNAPKK; from the coding sequence ATGGCAGAAAAAAAAGAAGTGAGCGCAGACAAGCTGAAAGTACTCAATGCAGTGCTCGACAAAATAGAGAAGGATTTCGGCAAAGGAGCCGTTATGAGAATGAGCAGCGACAAGGTCGAGGAGGTGGCCGTTATCCCCTCCGGTTCGATTACGCTGGATATGGCCCTCGGAGTGGGAGGCTATCCCAAAGGCCGAGTCGTGGAGATATTCGGCCCCGAATCGTCGGGTAAGACGACCCTGGCGCTGCACGCCATAGCAGAAGCCCAGAAAGCGGGCGGACTGGCTGCCTTCATCGATGCCGAACACGCTTTCGACAGAAGCTATGCCCAGGCGCTCGGAGTAGACGTGGACAATCTGTTGATTTCCCAGCCGGACAACGGCGAACAGGCATTGGAGATAGCCGACAGCCTTATCCGTTCCAGCGCGATAGATATCATCGTAATAGACTCAGTAGCGGCCCTGACACCCAAAGCGGAGATAGAGGGCGACATGGGAGAATCCAAAATGGGACTCCAGGCCCGGTTGATGTCGCAGGCACTCCGAAAACTGACCGCGAGCATCAGCAAGACCAAAACGGTCTGCATCTTCATCAACCAGCTCCGCGACAAGATAGGCGTGGTATATGGCAATCCGGAAACGACCACCGGCGGCAATGCACTGAAATTCTATGCCAGTGTCCGCATCGATATCCGCAAAGCCTCCAGCATCAAGGACGGTGAAGAGCAGCTCGGTGCAAGAGCCAAAGTCAAAGTCGTCAAGAACAAGGTGGCTCCGCCTTTCCGCCGCGCCGAATTCGACATCATGTACGGCGAAGGTATCTCCAAAGTAGGGGAGATAGTAGACCTCGGCGTTGATTTCGACGTAATCAAAAAAAGCGGTTCGTGGTATTCTTACGGCGACAGGCGACTCGCACAGGGCCGTGACGCCGTCAAGGATTTGCTGACGGCCGACGAACCGTTGATGGAAGAAATCGAGGGCAAAGTGCGCGAAGCCATGAAAGAAGCACGCAACGCCCCGAAGAAATAG
- a CDS encoding helix-turn-helix domain-containing protein, which yields MAENTHCLRVYSDRISKGKPRKRFDITPVIYIFVKTDTMKERIERILKEKSLSSNKLAEMLEVQPSGISHILSGRNKPSMDFITKLLTVFPDISPDWFILGKGDMYRTATNPTQPAVSVTAAPPVSISDASQPSAIRPTPQIAEQDLFSAAPATQSRQSSDRNFSDSTSGQSAKKAIRKVMIFFSDHTVESFDYCNNE from the coding sequence ATGGCAGAGAATACCCATTGTCTCCGGGTATATTCAGACAGAATCAGCAAGGGAAAACCACGAAAACGCTTTGATATTACTCCTGTAATTTATATTTTTGTAAAAACAGATACTATGAAAGAGCGCATAGAGAGGATTTTAAAAGAGAAGTCGTTATCGTCGAATAAACTGGCCGAGATGCTTGAAGTTCAGCCTTCCGGCATCTCCCATATCCTTTCCGGGCGCAACAAACCGAGCATGGATTTTATAACCAAATTGCTGACCGTATTTCCCGACATCTCTCCGGATTGGTTCATCCTTGGTAAAGGCGACATGTACCGCACTGCAACAAACCCGACGCAACCTGCCGTCTCGGTTACTGCTGCACCGCCTGTTAGTATTTCCGATGCCTCTCAGCCCTCAGCCATCCGGCCGACACCCCAGATAGCGGAACAGGATTTATTTTCTGCAGCTCCGGCAACGCAATCCCGGCAATCTTCCGACCGTAACTTTTCCGACAGTACCTCCGGCCAATCTGCCAAAAAAGCGATTCGAAAAGTGATGATATTCTTTTCCGACCACACGGTTGAATCGTTTGACTACTGCAACAACGAATAA
- a CDS encoding RelA/SpoT family protein: MATAGYSEEHEIIITDRFNDLLSSCSKIVKKEEDWELIRKAFFLAKEAHKGVLRRSGEPYILHPLAVAKIVVEEIGLGVKSVAAALLHDVVEDTAYTVEEIDTIFGEKIAYMVDGLTKMAGVVNTDTSKQAAYFRKVLLTLSDDVRVILIKIADRLHNMRTMASMPRDKQVKISSETLYLFAPLAYRLGLYAIKTELEDLSLRYRYPEQYFEIVRKLDETEPDRNEFINRFIAPIRQRLTESGIDFTIAGRVKSIFSIWSKMQRKGISFEDVYDLFAIRIVFKPTELIPEKSQCWHIYSLITDIYAPKPDRIRDWVNFPKANGYEALHATVMGPDGIWAEVQIRSERMEEIAERGFAAHWKYKQAHSSEDEFDKWLKEVRNALKGPTEDAVEFLDNVRLTLYTNEIVVFTPKGEPRKMPQGATVLDFAYNIHTNVGNKAIGAKVNHKIESIFETLKNGDQIEIITSDNSRPNLEWLDHVTTAKAKQSITTYLKRSRENNIERGIELFDRRMEEFGITPSARVFRKILPAYECSNKDEFYSKLGSGIINLDGVDKVLRQNSMSKVLKFWDIQLTKPFKSDKQDTLLVGNSDTKDGNTPKFVIAEGCNPIPGDDIVGYRTPGTNTIVVHKAGCEDITRLAAQHGENIITSIKWSSYKAESYLAEIEVRGIDRVGILVDLSQVITLELGINIRELAIQSHDGIFEGKISVYVKDTENLNALLDRVGSIKGIEKVKRTL, encoded by the coding sequence ATGGCAACAGCTGGCTACTCCGAAGAACACGAAATAATCATTACGGACCGTTTCAACGACCTTCTCTCATCCTGCTCGAAAATAGTCAAGAAGGAGGAGGACTGGGAGTTGATACGCAAGGCTTTCTTCCTCGCAAAGGAGGCCCATAAGGGGGTATTGCGCCGCAGCGGGGAACCCTATATACTGCACCCCCTCGCCGTCGCCAAAATCGTAGTGGAGGAGATAGGGCTGGGCGTAAAATCCGTGGCGGCCGCTCTTCTGCACGACGTAGTGGAGGATACGGCCTACACGGTGGAGGAAATCGATACCATTTTCGGGGAGAAGATTGCCTACATGGTGGACGGCCTGACCAAAATGGCCGGGGTAGTGAACACGGACACCTCCAAACAGGCCGCCTATTTCCGCAAAGTGCTGCTGACGCTGTCAGACGATGTGAGGGTCATCCTCATCAAGATAGCCGACCGGCTGCATAACATGCGGACAATGGCCTCCATGCCGCGCGACAAGCAGGTGAAGATATCGAGCGAAACCCTCTATCTGTTCGCTCCGCTGGCCTACCGACTTGGTCTGTATGCCATCAAAACCGAGTTGGAAGACTTGAGCCTGCGCTACCGGTATCCGGAACAATACTTCGAGATTGTCCGGAAACTGGACGAGACGGAGCCAGACAGAAACGAATTCATAAACCGTTTCATCGCCCCCATCAGGCAGCGCCTCACCGAGAGCGGCATCGACTTTACGATAGCAGGACGCGTCAAAAGCATCTTCTCCATCTGGTCGAAGATGCAGCGGAAAGGAATCTCCTTCGAAGACGTTTACGACCTCTTCGCCATCCGCATCGTATTCAAGCCCACGGAACTCATTCCCGAAAAATCGCAGTGCTGGCACATCTACTCCCTCATCACGGACATCTACGCTCCGAAGCCGGACCGCATCCGCGACTGGGTAAACTTTCCGAAAGCCAACGGCTACGAAGCGCTACATGCCACAGTCATGGGGCCGGACGGTATCTGGGCCGAAGTGCAAATACGCTCCGAACGCATGGAAGAGATAGCCGAACGGGGATTCGCCGCCCATTGGAAATACAAACAGGCTCACAGCAGCGAAGACGAATTCGACAAATGGCTTAAAGAGGTGAGGAATGCACTGAAGGGACCTACCGAAGATGCGGTAGAGTTTCTCGACAATGTACGCCTCACCTTATATACCAATGAAATCGTCGTTTTCACCCCCAAAGGAGAACCCCGAAAGATGCCGCAGGGTGCGACGGTACTGGATTTCGCCTACAATATCCATACGAATGTGGGGAACAAGGCAATCGGCGCCAAAGTGAACCACAAGATAGAGTCCATCTTCGAGACGCTGAAAAACGGCGACCAGATAGAGATTATCACCTCCGACAATTCGCGGCCCAATCTCGAATGGCTCGACCATGTGACTACGGCGAAAGCCAAACAATCCATCACCACCTACCTGAAACGTTCACGGGAAAACAACATCGAACGGGGTATCGAACTGTTCGACCGACGCATGGAGGAGTTCGGCATCACTCCCAGCGCACGCGTTTTCCGGAAAATATTGCCTGCCTACGAATGCAGCAACAAGGATGAATTTTATAGCAAGCTGGGGTCCGGCATCATCAATCTCGACGGTGTAGATAAAGTTCTGCGTCAAAATTCGATGAGCAAGGTGCTGAAGTTTTGGGACATCCAGCTCACCAAACCCTTCAAGTCCGACAAACAGGATACATTGCTTGTCGGAAATTCGGATACGAAAGACGGCAATACGCCGAAATTTGTCATCGCAGAAGGGTGCAATCCCATTCCGGGCGACGATATCGTAGGATACAGAACCCCCGGCACGAATACCATCGTAGTTCATAAAGCCGGCTGCGAAGACATTACCCGCCTGGCCGCCCAGCATGGGGAGAATATCATCACCAGCATCAAATGGTCGAGCTACAAAGCCGAATCCTACCTGGCGGAAATAGAGGTCCGGGGCATAGACAGAGTAGGGATATTGGTAGACCTTTCACAGGTCATCACCCTGGAACTCGGCATCAACATCCGTGAACTCGCCATACAGAGTCATGACGGTATTTTTGAGGGCAAAATAAGCGTTTACGTAAAAGATACCGAAAATTTGAATGCCTTGCTGGATAGGGTAGGCAGTATCAAAGGCATCGAAAAAGTGAAGCGAACGCTATAA
- a CDS encoding metal ABC transporter solute-binding protein, Zn/Mn family codes for MLSSCNSQKNASETVFTASISPIKYLVEYITCGDFRVEVLVPDGASPESYSPSASQIVHVEDSRLIFTSGLLDFEQELIARLPINKEAIVDLSRHIDIKKGSCSHSHDATGHGVDPHIWTSPEQLKIMAADTYEAVHRLFPDSTRYSQAYETLKEKLDAASREIREKVAASPTRSFIIYHPALTYYADDYGLTQIPLENEGKEPSAVQMESIIRKAHEQGIKVVLYQKQFPLTVVSTAATDIGAVPIEIDPLKEDIVSEILRITDIITAHETGVAP; via the coding sequence TTGTTGTCAAGCTGTAACAGTCAAAAAAACGCATCGGAGACGGTGTTCACCGCTTCCATATCGCCCATAAAGTATCTGGTAGAGTACATCACCTGCGGAGACTTTCGGGTAGAAGTACTCGTTCCGGACGGTGCGAGCCCCGAATCCTACTCCCCTTCTGCGTCGCAAATAGTTCACGTGGAAGACTCCAGACTCATATTCACCAGCGGGCTGCTCGACTTCGAGCAGGAGCTCATTGCCCGCCTTCCGATAAACAAAGAGGCAATCGTCGATTTAAGCCGACATATCGACATCAAGAAAGGGTCATGCAGCCACTCACACGACGCGACAGGCCACGGTGTCGACCCCCATATATGGACTTCGCCCGAACAACTGAAAATCATGGCGGCCGATACGTACGAAGCCGTCCACCGTCTGTTTCCCGACTCGACACGATACAGCCAGGCTTATGAGACTTTAAAAGAGAAACTGGATGCGGCCTCACGGGAAATCCGGGAAAAGGTGGCCGCCTCCCCTACCCGTTCATTCATCATCTACCATCCCGCACTGACCTATTACGCCGACGATTACGGCTTAACTCAAATACCGCTTGAAAACGAGGGGAAGGAGCCTTCGGCCGTACAGATGGAGAGCATTATCCGCAAAGCCCATGAACAGGGCATCAAAGTCGTTCTTTATCAGAAACAGTTCCCGCTGACCGTAGTCTCCACAGCGGCGACCGACATAGGTGCCGTCCCGATTGAGATTGACCCGCTGAAGGAGGACATTGTCAGCGAGATACTGCGCATAACCGATATTATCACCGCTCATGAAACTGGTGTCGCTCCATAA
- a CDS encoding NAD(P)H-hydrate dehydratase: MVKGEIMFLPPGVSEAFAERSGWGFEYVTWDEVRALVKPRAEDAHKGMYGHALLVCGSRGMPGAAVLSAGAALRSGCGLVTVHLPESERFPVEANFPSAMVSLDTADCFTELPADMTRYTAVGIGCGLGQDSRTVEALECLLEWCRTRKVRMVIDADALNMLSRHTGLQRLVPAGTILTPHLGELRRLVGTWRDEEEMLERANGLAARLDSVVVVKGPNSAVFNRGKCVVFNSTGNGGMAKGGSGDVLTGFLTGLLARGYEPDVAAVLGVFLHGVAGDKAAEYYGMEGMNSADLIDFLAEALKETE; this comes from the coding sequence ATGGTAAAGGGTGAAATCATGTTCCTTCCGCCGGGAGTCAGTGAAGCGTTTGCCGAGCGCTCCGGATGGGGATTCGAGTATGTTACATGGGATGAAGTCAGGGCGTTGGTGAAGCCGCGGGCGGAAGATGCCCATAAAGGCATGTATGGGCATGCCTTGTTGGTCTGCGGTTCGAGGGGAATGCCGGGGGCGGCCGTGCTTTCCGCAGGAGCCGCTCTGCGTTCTGGTTGCGGATTGGTGACGGTGCATCTGCCGGAAAGCGAACGTTTTCCGGTCGAAGCGAATTTTCCGTCGGCCATGGTCAGTCTGGATACGGCCGACTGTTTTACGGAACTGCCTGCCGACATGACACGTTATACGGCAGTGGGTATCGGATGCGGATTGGGACAGGATTCCCGGACGGTGGAAGCGCTGGAGTGTCTGTTGGAGTGGTGTCGTACCCGTAAGGTTCGGATGGTGATAGATGCCGATGCGTTGAATATGCTTTCCCGGCATACCGGATTGCAGCGGTTGGTTCCTGCAGGAACGATATTGACGCCCCATTTGGGGGAACTGCGCAGATTGGTGGGAACATGGCGGGACGAGGAGGAGATGCTGGAGAGGGCGAATGGGCTGGCCGCCCGGCTCGACAGCGTTGTCGTCGTGAAAGGACCCAATTCAGCCGTTTTCAACCGAGGAAAGTGCGTAGTATTCAACTCTACCGGAAACGGCGGGATGGCCAAGGGTGGAAGCGGTGATGTGCTGACCGGATTTCTCACCGGATTACTTGCCCGCGGGTATGAGCCGGATGTGGCGGCGGTATTGGGTGTATTCCTGCACGGGGTGGCCGGAGATAAGGCTGCGGAGTATTACGGCATGGAGGGTATGAACAGTGCCGACCTGATAGATTTTCTGGCCGAGGCATTGAAAGAGACGGAATAA
- the dnaA gene encoding chromosomal replication initiator protein DnaA, with product MVINNPTYSDMWQNCLSRIREKTSQEEFIKWFKPIVPVNFDGTTLQLRVPNEAYVYHIEKHYIPFLRPIIYQTFGQKTKLRYSIPNHEHHTQQPAAYPQEANTTPISKYVEQTDTANIKNPFVIPGIKRIVIDSQLNPNYTFDTFIEGDCNRLARSAGMSIAVNPGSTAYNPLYVFGDSGLGKTHVAQAIGMEIKQRHPNLQVLYVSMNKFQAQYTSAVLNKEVNDFIHFYQMIDVLIIDDIQELSGNKESTQNAFFNIFNHLQLSGKQLILTSDKRPVELKDINDRLLTRFRWGLAAELLPPDFDTKVKIIKHKAARLNADIPDEVIHFFAENINANIREIEGALSSLVANATFLGRKITITLAKEILKVYVKFNQKEITIEHIRNIVCDHLKIDQAVFDSTKRTREVAQARQIAMYLCKQHTKAPLTTIGAAIGGKNHATVLHACKTVSNLIETDKAFNQMIEEIERKVLAK from the coding sequence ATGGTTATCAACAATCCGACATACAGCGATATGTGGCAGAACTGCTTGTCCCGTATCCGGGAGAAGACCTCCCAGGAGGAGTTCATCAAGTGGTTCAAGCCCATCGTGCCGGTCAACTTCGACGGCACCACGCTGCAGTTGCGGGTACCCAACGAAGCGTACGTCTATCACATAGAGAAACACTACATCCCGTTCCTCCGCCCGATAATCTACCAGACTTTCGGACAGAAGACCAAACTCCGCTATTCGATACCCAACCACGAACATCACACACAGCAACCGGCCGCCTATCCGCAGGAAGCAAATACTACGCCGATTTCAAAATATGTGGAACAGACCGATACGGCAAATATAAAAAATCCGTTCGTCATACCGGGTATAAAGAGGATAGTCATCGACTCGCAGCTCAACCCCAACTACACGTTCGATACATTCATCGAAGGCGACTGCAACCGGCTGGCCCGTTCGGCGGGAATGTCCATAGCGGTCAATCCGGGCAGTACGGCCTACAATCCGCTGTACGTATTCGGCGACTCCGGGTTAGGTAAAACGCATGTAGCCCAAGCGATAGGAATGGAGATAAAACAGCGCCACCCGAATCTGCAGGTGCTCTACGTCTCCATGAACAAATTCCAGGCACAATACACATCGGCCGTTCTGAACAAGGAGGTGAACGATTTCATCCACTTCTACCAGATGATAGACGTGCTGATAATCGACGACATACAGGAGCTCTCCGGCAACAAGGAGAGTACGCAGAACGCCTTTTTCAACATTTTCAACCACCTGCAGCTATCCGGCAAGCAGCTTATCCTTACATCGGATAAACGGCCGGTCGAGTTGAAAGACATCAACGACCGGCTACTCACCCGCTTCCGCTGGGGGCTGGCTGCAGAGTTGCTGCCGCCCGATTTCGACACCAAGGTCAAAATCATCAAACACAAGGCGGCCCGGCTCAATGCGGATATTCCGGATGAAGTCATCCATTTTTTCGCCGAGAATATCAATGCCAATATCCGGGAGATAGAGGGTGCCCTCTCTTCACTGGTCGCCAACGCGACATTCCTCGGCAGGAAGATAACCATCACGCTGGCCAAAGAAATTTTGAAAGTGTATGTCAAATTCAACCAAAAGGAGATAACGATAGAACACATCCGTAATATCGTGTGCGACCACCTGAAGATAGACCAGGCGGTTTTCGATTCGACCAAACGCACGCGTGAAGTAGCACAGGCCCGCCAGATAGCCATGTACCTCTGCAAACAGCACACGAAGGCCCCCTTGACAACCATCGGTGCGGCGATAGGCGGCAAGAACCACGCAACGGTGTTGCATGCGTGCAAAACCGTCTCCAACCTCATAGAGACCGACAAAGCCTTCAATCAAATGATAGAGGAGATAGAACGCAAGGTGCTGGCCAAATAA